In Panthera leo isolate Ple1 chromosome F3, P.leo_Ple1_pat1.1, whole genome shotgun sequence, one genomic interval encodes:
- the LOC122211512 gene encoding proteasome activator complex subunit 3-like, translated as MASPLKLEQDVRGKVDSFRARIAQEAEDLVSTFFPQKLSELDSRVRELRLQDLSRIRSVPAPEPPAAPDTAGDGPNRDPPPPQTQPSVKVPALPGGEGQLLRSNQHLVELIEWVKPEVELLREKCNTVRMWVQLLIPKVEDGNNFGVSIQEDTVDQLWTVESTAASYLRRFSTYYNTRAKLVSKIVKYPQVEDYRRTVAEVDENEYLSVRQILLHVRNQYATLHDVIVKNIEKIKTPRSTNTDNLY; from the coding sequence ATGGCTTCCCCGCTGAAGCTGGAGCAGGACGTGCGGGGGAAAGTGGATTCGTTTCGGGCCCGCATCGCGCAGGAGGCCGAGGATCTGGTGTCCACCTTCTTCCCTCAGAAGCTGTCGGAGCTGGATAGTCGGGTCCGGGAGCTGCGCCTGCAAGACCTGTCCAGAATCCGTTCGGTGCCGGCCCCGgagccccccgccgcccccgacACCGCGGGGGACGGGCCCAACCGGGACCCGCCGCCTCCGCAGACCCAGCCCTCGGTCAAAGTGCCGGCACTGCCGGGCGGCGAGGGACAGCTGCTGCGGAGCAACCAGCATCTGGTGGAGCTGATCGAGTGGGTGAAACCCGAGGTCGAGCTGCTGAGGGAGAAATGCAACACGGTGCGCATGTGGGTGCAGCTGCTCATCCCGAAGGTGGAGGACGGCAACAACTTCGGAGTGTCCATCCAGGAGGACACCGTGGACCAGCTGTGGACCGTGGAGAGCACGGCAGCCTCCTATCTGCGCCGCTTCTCCACCTACTACAACACCAGGGCCAAGCTGGTGTCCAAGATCGTGAAGTACCCCCAGGTGGAAGATTATCGCCGCACGGTAGCCGAGGTGGACGAAAACGAGTACCTGAGCGTGCGCCAGATCCTGCTGCACGTGCGGAACCAGTACGCCACCCTGCATGATGTGATCGTCAAAAACATCGAGAAGATCAAGACACCTCGGAGCACCAACACGGACAACCTCTACTGA